The genomic region GAACACCCCGGGGCCGGCGGTGCGCAGGCCGTCCGTACGGTCGTAGGCCCGGCGCAGCCATGCCAGTTCGTCGCCCGGCCCCTCGACCAGGGCCTCCGGTTCCCCTCGGCGCACGGCGTCGAGGACCTCGCCCGGCGCGAGCGCGCCGGGCCGGTGGTCGACGCACCGCAGGTGGCCGGTGACGGCGACGTAGTCGGCGAGGTGGTGCCAGCGCAGCTGCGCCTCGACGTGCTCGCGGAAGGCGATCATGTCCGCATCGAGGAAGAGCAGCACGTCGGCGGCCGAGGCGGCCGCCCCGGAGTTCACGGCGTGACCGCGGGCCCAGCCGCCGGGCAGGCTCGGCACGATCCGCGTGTGCTCGGGGCGGATCGGCGGGAGCAGCAGCGGCGGATCGCTGCCGTCGTCGACGACCACGACCTCCATCAGCTCCGCCGGGTAGGTCTGCGCCGCCAGCGACGCCAGTGTCAGGTCCAGCTTCTCCTGGCCGCCGTAGGCCGGGATGACCACGCTGACGCTCAGCACCGGCTCCCAGCCGCCCAGCGGCGGCGGTTCCAGCACGGAGTGGTCGTTGCCCCGGATCGGCGGGCGGGGCGTCGGCTCCACCCGTGCCCGCGCCGCACGCGGATCGTTCTGGACCAGCGTCATCGCTCGCTCCCCTGTGTCGTCGTGGCCCGGGCCCCGTCCGGCGCGTCGCCCGGGTCGGATTCCAGCAGGGCGCTGGGGCGCCACCCGGGCCAGTGGCGCTGGGGGTCCTTCAGGAAGTAGCCGGCGGACTCCCGCCACGTGTGGCCGTCCGTGCGACGGCGGACGACACAGCCCAGGCCGTGCGTCCGGTACACGGACCCGCCGGCGCGCGCCACGTCGTCGAGGAGGCCCGCGTCGACGCCCGACCGCCAGGGCCGGAACCCGCCGAACTCCTCCAGGACCGTGCGGTCGGTCAGCAGCGCGGCGCCGGTCACGTGGTCGGCGAACCGTTCCGAGTGGACCAGCCGCCGCACGGTCAGGTCCGGCCCCTCCAGGTGGTGGTACTCCGTCGCGCAGCCGACGAGGTCGGCTCCGGAGTAGCGGCGGGCCAGCACCAGGTCGGCCAGGTGGTCGGGCCCGTACCAGTCGTCGTCGTCCATCTTCGCCACCAGCGACCCGCTCGCCCGCGCGATCGCCCCGTTCAGCACCGAGCCGAACACCGCGTCCGGCCCCGCCTCGAACACGACGGCCGCGTGCCCCGCGTCCCGGAAGGCCGCGACGTCGGCGCGCACCCTGGGCGTGTCCAGGCCGAACCCGTGCAGGGCGAGGACGAGTTCCACCTCGACCCCGCGCTGGCGCGCCACCTGCCGCAACGCGAAACCGACCATCTCCGGCCGGCGCGTGCACAACACCACCGACACCACCGGCTCGGCCAGAGCACCGGCCACCGACCCACGCCACCGGGCCACGGCCCCGTGCACCCGCAACGCCGCCCGCCGCAACCGGATACTGTGCTCCTCCCGCGCCAGCTCGTCCTCCAGGTCGGCACCGCGCACCGACCTGAGCAGTCCGTGCAGCTCGCCGCCCAGACCGCCCGCCCAGCGCGGCGCGGCGCCGGCGAACAGCGGGATCCCGGCCGCGGCGAGGCCCGCGACCGTGTGGGCGGCGGCCAGCGGGCCGCTGTGGCGGCCCCACTCGACCTCCACGGAGCGCAGGTCCCGCAGCCGGGCCACGGCCACGTCGCTCACGGCCCCGTCCTCCGGCACCCGCCACCGGACCGACCGGCCGACCTCCAGCACCCACCGGCCGCCCCGCGAGACCAACCGCCCCCTCCTGGGCTTCGACGCACGCGTGAAACCGATCGGATTGACCACCCGCTCGTCCACCGCCGGCACGTCCGCGACGGACGGCCGGGCGAAGCCGGTACCGCCCTCCGCCGACCCCGGTGCGCTCAGGCGGCGCCAGGCGGTGTCCGCCACCGCCCGCCGGTGGGCGTCCGCCGAGACCTCCGACACCGTCGCCACCGTCTCCCCGCGGCCACTCGCCATGCCGCGGGCCACCGCACCCACGACCTCCGACACCTCCACCGGGTCCGTGAAGGAGAACGCGTACGCGCACGCCCCGTCCGGCGACCGGCACACCCGCATGTCGATGAGGTCGGTCCACCCCGCCGCCGGCGGCGACGGCAGGGACCGCCCCGCCTGGGGAGAGGCGCGGAGGACGGCGATCACGGCCTCCGCGGCCCTGAGGGTTCCGGTGTCGGGTACGACCCGGCGCAGATCCGCCGGTGTGGCGGCGATGAGCACCACGAGTGCGACCTCGCGTCCCGCCCGCGGAGCGGCGTCCCACCCGTTCCCGTCGAGGTCCAGAGCCTGGCCCGCCGACCGCTCAGCGGCGCGCGCGGCCGGTCGGGCGGTGCCCGGACCGCTGTGGGCGACCAGTACGGTCCCGGCCGCGCGGGACCGCAGCGCCGTGTCGAGCACCGCGCGGATCACGGCGCCGTTCCCGCCGCGAGCAGCCGCGCCGCGGTCTCCGGTCGGCCCGGGCCGGCGGCGTCCGGCACGCTCCAGGGCTCCGCCGTCCGGGTCGCGGGGGCGTCCGCGAGGTGGGGCTCCAGCAGAGCGCTGGGCCGCCACCCGGGTCTGCGCCCGCCGTTCCCGTGGCGGAGGAAGTAGCCGGAGCCGACGCTCCAGGTGTGTCCGGACGACGTGCGACGGAGCACGTAGTTGCAGCCGTGGCCGCGGTGGACGCGTGCGCCCACGCGACGCAGGTCGGCCAGCAGCCGGGAGTCCTCTGACGTGGGCAGCGCCCGGAAGCCGCCCACCTCCTCCAGTGCTCGGCGGTCGGTGAGCAGGGTGCCGCCGGCGACCCGCTCGAACACGCACTCCGTGGGACCGGGCAGGCGCACGGTCAGGTCGAGGGGTTCGAGGTAGACGAACGACGCGATGGATCCCACGAGGTCGGCTCCGGAGTAGCGGCGGGCCAGCACCAGATCGGCCAGGTGGTCGGGCCCGTACCAGTCGTCGTCGTCCATCTTCGCGACCAGCGACCCGCTCGCCCGCGCGATCGCCCCGTTGAGCACCGAGCCGAACACCGTCCCGGGATCGCACTCCCACACCACCAGGTCCCACCCGCTCGCGCGGAATCCGGCCAGGGCCTCCCGCACGCCCAGCGCGTCCGAGCCGAACCCGTGCAGGGCCAGCACCACCTCCACGTCCACCCCGCGCTGGCGCGCCACCTGCCGCAACGCGAAACCGACCATCTCCGGCCGCCGCGTGCACAACACCACCGACACCACCGGCTCGGCCAGAGCACCGGACACCGACCCACGCCACCGGGCCACGGCCCCGTGCACCCGCAGCGCCGCGCGCCGCAGCCGAATACTGTGCTCCTCCCGCAGTTGCGGGTCGGCCAGGGCCGGGGCGTCGACGGAGGTGATGATCCGCGACACCTCCGCGCCGAGGCAGGCCGCCCACCGGGGCACGGCTCCGCTCACCAGGGGGATCCCCGCCGCCGCGAGGCCGGCGACGGCCCGCACGGCGGCCAGGGGTCCGCTGTGGCGGCCCCACTCGACCTCCACGACGCGCAGGTCGCGCAGACGCGCCACCACCGCGTCCGTCACCGCGCCGTCCTCCGGCACCCGCCACCGGACCGACCGGCCCACCTCCAGCACCCACCGGCCGCCCCGCGAGACCAACCGCCCCCTCCTGGGCTTGGACTCCCGGGTGAAGCCGATGGGGTTCACCACCCGCTCGTCCACCGCCGGCACGTCCGCCACGGACAGCCGGACGGGGGCGCGCCCTCCGGCACCGGCCAGCGCGCCGGGACGGCCCAGGCCCGCCCAGGACGGCCCGACGACGCCGGTGCGGGTACCGCTGCCGGGCACTGGCCCCGTGGCGGGCACCGGCCCCGTGCCGGGCATCGGTACCGTGCCGTGCCCCGATCCCGTGTCGGTGCCGCTCCCCGGCGTGCGCGCGACCGTGCCGCGGCGACCGCCCAGCATCCCCCGGGCCACCGCCGCCGCCACCTCCGACACCTCCACCGGGTCGGCGAACGAGAGCGAGCACGACCACCCCCCGCCCGGCAGGCGGCGCACCCGCGCGTCGATGACCTCCCACCGTCCCGACCCCGGCGGCACCGGGCACGGCGGTCCGATGTGCGGCGCGGCGGCCCTGACCACGACCGTGACGTCGGCTGCCGGCGGGAGGCCTTCGGCCAGGGCCACGGCCGCGCGCAGATCGGCCGTGGAGTCGGCGACGAGGGCGACGTGGACCGCGGGCCCCTCGACGGCGCTCCGCGCGGACCCGCCCAGATCGACCACCTCGGTGTCCGGTCCGAGCCCGGCCCGCCGCAGGTCGGCCCCGGACAGCGGGCCGGCGTGGCAGGCCAGGAGGCGTCCCGGTCCGCGGTGCCGCAGGGCGTGCGCGAGGTCCCCGTCGGTCACGAGGCGGCCCGCGCGTGGACTGCGGCGCCGCCAACCATCCCGACGCCGTCCCGCTCCGCGAGGTCCGCACGCAGTCCGGCCACGGACTCCGCGACGGCGTCGAGCCGGTCGGTCAGCTCGTCGGCCCGGCCGAACAGCTCGGCGCGGTTCTCGCCCGCGATCTCGGCGATCTCCTTCAGATGGCGGTCGAAGCCGCGTCGGAGGAGTCGCACCTGGACGCTGTTGCGGCGCACCAGGAGCGCCAGGAGGGCGACGGATCCGCAGACCGCCGCCAGGAGCAGGAGTTGGACAGCGGTCCACAGATCGAGCAGGCCGAGAGCGACCAGGGCCGCGGACGCGCCCGCCCCGGAGACCGCCATGGACGAGAGCAGCAGAAAACGCCGATTTCGAAGTCGCACCGCATACACCTTCCGGTTCCGGCCAGGGTGGGAGCACATTCGATTCCGCCCCCACCAGGCCAGACGCGAAGTGGAGGATCGGCGGCCGACCGCGCCGCCCGGAGCATCGCCCTGGCGGGCACCATGTTCCACGGGCCGCCGGAATCAGGATTTGATGACACGCCATGATCTGCGCATTCGCCGGAGAACGGCGCCGGATGGCCCCGTTATGCGACTTCCTGCCCGAAATGGCCGCCCGCGGTCGTGCGCGCACGCGAAAGGCCGCGTTCCACGACACCGTGGAACGCGGCCTCACCTGCTCGACCCGCTAGTCCTCCAGGTCGACCTGGCGCGAGATGTCCGCCTCGATCTCGGAGGAGATCGACGCGAGGATCTCGTCGGGCACGGCGGAGTCCACGGTGAGCGCGATCAGCGCCTTGCCGCCCTCCTTGTCCCGGATGACCTGCATGCCCGCGATGTTGACGTCCGCGTCACCCAACAGCGCGCCGACCTTGCCGACGATGCCGGGGCGGTCCTCGTAGGACAGGAACACCATGTGCTCGCTGAGGCCGATCTCCATCGAGTAGTTGTTGATCTCGACCAGCTTCTCGATCTGGCGGGGCCCGGTCAGCGTGCCGGAGACCGACACCCGCTGCCCGTCGGCGAGCACGCCGCGCACCGAGATGAGGTTGCGCCAGTCGCTGTGGTCGTCGCTGGTGACGAGGTTGACCTCGACGCCGCGCTCCTTGGCCAGCAGCGGGGCGTTCACGAAGGTCACGGTGTCCTCGACCACGTCGCTGAACACGCCCTTGAGCGCGGCCAGCTCCAGCACCTTGACGTCGTGGGCGGCGATCTCACCGCGGACCTCGACGTCGATCCGGCTGGCCACGGCGCCCGCCAGGGACGTGAACACGCGGCCCAGCTTCTCCGTCAGCGGCAGGCCCGGCTTGATCTCCTCGGCCACGCCGGTGCCCTGCACGTTCACCGCGTCCGGCACGAACTCGCCGGACAGGGCCAGCTTCACCGAGCGGGCGACCTGCGTGCCCGCCTTCTCCTGCGCCTCGGTGGTGCTGGCGCCCAGGTGCGGGGCCACGACCACGTTCTCGAACTCGAAGAGCGGGCTCTCCGTGGTGGGCTCCTTGGCGAACACGTCGATGCCCGCGCCCGCCACCCGGCCGTCCTTGAGCGCGCGGTAGAGCGCGTCCTCGTCCAGGATCCCGCCGCGCGCGGCGTTGATGATCCGCACGTTCGGCTTGACCTTGCTCAGCGCCTCGTCACCGATGAGGCCCAGCGTGTCCTTGTTCTTGGGCAGGTGGATGGTGATGAAGTCGCTGCGCTCCAGCAGTTCGTCCAGGGTCACCATCTCGACGCCGATCTGGGCGGCGCGGGCGGGCTGCACGAAGGGGTCGTAGGCGATGACCTGGGTGCCGAACGCCGACAGGCGCTGGGCGACCAGGGCACCGATCCGGCCGAGGCCGACCACGCCGACGACCTTCTCGTACAGCTCCACACCGGTGTACTTGGACCGCTTCCACTCACCGTTGATGAGGGCGTTGTGCGCGGGGGCGGTGTTGCGCGCACTGGCCAGCAGCAGGTTGATGGCCTGCTCGGCGGCACTGATGATGTTGGAGGTGGGGGCGTTGACGACCAGGACGCCCGCCTTGGTGGCCGCGTCGACGTCCACGTTGTCCAGGCCGACGCCCGCGCGGGCGACGACCTGGAGGCGGCCCGCGGCGGCGATGGCCTCGGCGTCGACCATGGTGGCGCTGCGCACGATGAGCGCGTCGACGTCCGCGAGGGCCGGGAGGAGCTGGGACCGGTCGGCGCCGTCCACATGGCGCACCTCGAAGTCCTCCTCCAGGAGCGCGATTCCGGCGGGCGAGAGCTTTTCCGCTACGAGTACGGCGGGTTTGGGCACAACGGTTCCTTTTCGGGT from Nocardiopsis aegyptia harbors:
- a CDS encoding glycosyltransferase — its product is MIRAVLDTALRSRAAGTVLVAHSGPGTARPAARAAERSAGQALDLDGNGWDAAPRAGREVALVVLIAATPADLRRVVPDTGTLRAAEAVIAVLRASPQAGRSLPSPPAAGWTDLIDMRVCRSPDGACAYAFSFTDPVEVSEVVGAVARGMASGRGETVATVSEVSADAHRRAVADTAWRRLSAPGSAEGGTGFARPSVADVPAVDERVVNPIGFTRASKPRRGRLVSRGGRWVLEVGRSVRWRVPEDGAVSDVAVARLRDLRSVEVEWGRHSGPLAAAHTVAGLAAAGIPLFAGAAPRWAGGLGGELHGLLRSVRGADLEDELAREEHSIRLRRAALRVHGAVARWRGSVAGALAEPVVSVVLCTRRPEMVGFALRQVARQRGVEVELVLALHGFGLDTPRVRADVAAFRDAGHAAVVFEAGPDAVFGSVLNGAIARASGSLVAKMDDDDWYGPDHLADLVLARRYSGADLVGCATEYHHLEGPDLTVRRLVHSERFADHVTGAALLTDRTVLEEFGGFRPWRSGVDAGLLDDVARAGGSVYRTHGLGCVVRRRTDGHTWRESAGYFLKDPQRHWPGWRPSALLESDPGDAPDGARATTTQGSER
- a CDS encoding glycosyltransferase, with protein sequence MTDGDLAHALRHRGPGRLLACHAGPLSGADLRRAGLGPDTEVVDLGGSARSAVEGPAVHVALVADSTADLRAAVALAEGLPPAADVTVVVRAAAPHIGPPCPVPPGSGRWEVIDARVRRLPGGGWSCSLSFADPVEVSEVAAAVARGMLGGRRGTVARTPGSGTDTGSGHGTVPMPGTGPVPATGPVPGSGTRTGVVGPSWAGLGRPGALAGAGGRAPVRLSVADVPAVDERVVNPIGFTRESKPRRGRLVSRGGRWVLEVGRSVRWRVPEDGAVTDAVVARLRDLRVVEVEWGRHSGPLAAVRAVAGLAAAGIPLVSGAVPRWAACLGAEVSRIITSVDAPALADPQLREEHSIRLRRAALRVHGAVARWRGSVSGALAEPVVSVVLCTRRPEMVGFALRQVARQRGVDVEVVLALHGFGSDALGVREALAGFRASGWDLVVWECDPGTVFGSVLNGAIARASGSLVAKMDDDDWYGPDHLADLVLARRYSGADLVGSIASFVYLEPLDLTVRLPGPTECVFERVAGGTLLTDRRALEEVGGFRALPTSEDSRLLADLRRVGARVHRGHGCNYVLRRTSSGHTWSVGSGYFLRHGNGGRRPGWRPSALLEPHLADAPATRTAEPWSVPDAAGPGRPETAARLLAAGTAP
- the serA gene encoding phosphoglycerate dehydrogenase, whose translation is MPKPAVLVAEKLSPAGIALLEEDFEVRHVDGADRSQLLPALADVDALIVRSATMVDAEAIAAAGRLQVVARAGVGLDNVDVDAATKAGVLVVNAPTSNIISAAEQAINLLLASARNTAPAHNALINGEWKRSKYTGVELYEKVVGVVGLGRIGALVAQRLSAFGTQVIAYDPFVQPARAAQIGVEMVTLDELLERSDFITIHLPKNKDTLGLIGDEALSKVKPNVRIINAARGGILDEDALYRALKDGRVAGAGIDVFAKEPTTESPLFEFENVVVAPHLGASTTEAQEKAGTQVARSVKLALSGEFVPDAVNVQGTGVAEEIKPGLPLTEKLGRVFTSLAGAVASRIDVEVRGEIAAHDVKVLELAALKGVFSDVVEDTVTFVNAPLLAKERGVEVNLVTSDDHSDWRNLISVRGVLADGQRVSVSGTLTGPRQIEKLVEINNYSMEIGLSEHMVFLSYEDRPGIVGKVGALLGDADVNIAGMQVIRDKEGGKALIALTVDSAVPDEILASISSEIEADISRQVDLED